From the genome of Chryseobacterium shigense, one region includes:
- a CDS encoding very short patch repair endonuclease — protein MDIWNKEKRSDVMSKIRSTNTKPELMLRKFLFRKGMRYRINYKKLPGKPDIVFPKHKVIIFVNGCFWHGHENCKIAHLPKTNTDFWQNKINKNIERDNKNIQNNILLGWKVLVIWECEINKNNLENIYNRILDAISEDLEDKTFKITLYTENEESVSKVSEDIFKYNNKNSGL, from the coding sequence ATGGATATCTGGAATAAAGAAAAAAGGTCAGATGTAATGAGTAAAATTAGATCAACCAACACTAAACCTGAATTGATGCTAAGAAAATTCTTGTTTAGAAAAGGTATGAGATATCGTATAAATTACAAAAAGCTTCCTGGAAAACCAGATATAGTATTCCCTAAACACAAAGTTATCATCTTTGTAAATGGTTGTTTTTGGCATGGCCACGAAAATTGTAAAATTGCTCATTTACCGAAAACAAATACAGATTTTTGGCAAAATAAAATAAATAAAAATATCGAAAGGGATAATAAAAATATTCAAAATAATATACTGCTTGGGTGGAAGGTTTTAGTAATTTGGGAATGCGAAATCAATAAAAACAACCTAGAGAATATTTATAATAGAATACTAGATGCTATTTCTGAAGATTTGGAAGATAAAACATTTAAAATAACATTATACACAGAAAATGAGGAAAGTGTATCAAAAGTGAGTGAAGACATTTTTAAATATAATAATAAAAATTCAGGATTATAA